Proteins encoded together in one Nostoc sp. PCC 7524 window:
- a CDS encoding DUF4330 domain-containing protein yields the protein MAILDSKGRLFGKINILDLFAGLVILLVIAGIFIFPGTTGSVAQVGVKTVPIEVDLVVRGLNVRDTQQLVEQGFKTGGKTNVIIRNQPYGQIAIKSVQVLPKMLTVGQPDGSVKELPDPRTNNFSTDMLLTLEGKAQVTDSGPVLGNSKVKIGMPFELEGFNYNFNASVIDIRLDNKK from the coding sequence ATGGCTATTTTAGATTCCAAAGGTCGTTTATTCGGAAAAATCAATATTCTCGACTTATTTGCTGGGCTAGTAATTTTGTTAGTCATAGCAGGAATTTTCATATTTCCCGGTACTACTGGTTCTGTGGCTCAGGTTGGTGTGAAAACAGTCCCGATAGAAGTAGATTTAGTAGTTCGCGGTTTGAATGTGCGTGATACTCAACAGTTAGTTGAGCAAGGTTTTAAAACAGGTGGTAAAACTAATGTCATTATCCGTAATCAGCCATACGGTCAAATTGCTATCAAATCTGTGCAGGTTTTACCCAAAATGCTCACAGTTGGTCAACCAGATGGATCTGTCAAAGAGTTACCAGATCCCAGGACTAATAATTTTAGTACAGATATGCTTCTGACTTTAGAAGGTAAAGCACAAGTTACTGACAGTGGCCCAGTTTTAGGTAACAGTAAAGTAAAAATTGGTATGCCTTTTGAGTTGGAAGGTTTCAATTACAACTTCAATGCTTCTGTGATTGATATCAGGTTAGACAATAAAAAGTAG
- a CDS encoding M48 family metallopeptidase, translating to MVNRKTLLTNYHIWRRRWFYPLISVVVALSLCLSTPLPGRAIDLLPLLFRGVQIFQLSNISDRQEVELGQQMNQELRSSEIKLYNNPEVNRYVEQIGRRIVANSDRPNLPATFQIVQGNDINAFATLGGFIYLYTGLIETADNEAELASVIAHEWGHISGKHLIKQMRQKALASGVASATGLDRNTAVGIGIELALNRPRSRQDEFDADNRGLRALTRAGYAPSAMVSFMQKLQRSGGSVPTVLSTHPATGDRINSLQRAIKSQPSNGRDGLDNVAYRAKIRPLL from the coding sequence ATGGTTAACAGAAAAACTTTGCTGACAAACTACCATATATGGCGGCGACGCTGGTTTTATCCGTTAATTTCGGTGGTAGTTGCTTTGAGTCTCTGCCTGAGTACACCTTTACCCGGAAGGGCGATAGATTTATTGCCACTATTATTTCGGGGAGTGCAAATATTCCAGCTATCAAATATATCCGATCGCCAGGAGGTAGAACTAGGCCAGCAAATGAATCAGGAATTGCGAAGTAGTGAAATTAAACTTTACAATAATCCTGAAGTTAATCGTTATGTGGAACAAATTGGCCGGCGGATTGTAGCCAATAGCGATCGCCCAAATCTACCAGCCACATTCCAAATAGTCCAAGGTAATGATATCAATGCTTTTGCCACTTTGGGTGGTTTTATTTATCTCTATACGGGTTTAATAGAAACGGCAGATAACGAAGCAGAGCTAGCCAGTGTCATAGCCCATGAATGGGGGCATATTAGCGGCAAACATTTAATTAAGCAAATGCGTCAGAAAGCACTAGCTAGCGGCGTAGCTTCAGCCACAGGTTTAGATCGCAATACAGCCGTAGGGATTGGTATAGAACTAGCACTTAACCGCCCCCGCAGTCGTCAAGATGAATTTGATGCCGATAATAGAGGTTTAAGAGCATTGACAAGGGCTGGTTATGCTCCGTCGGCAATGGTTTCTTTTATGCAAAAGCTGCAAAGAAGTGGTGGTTCCGTTCCTACAGTCTTAAGCACTCATCCTGCAACTGGCGATCGCATCAACTCCCTGCAACGTGCCATCAAGAGTCAACCCAGCAATGGACGTGATGGATTGGATAATGTTGCCTATCGCGCTAAAATCCGACCATTGTTATAA
- a CDS encoding metallophosphoesterase family protein has translation MSENSQRQIVIGDVHGYYEGLMTLLEAIAPGVDDQVYFLGDLIDRGPHSSLVIDLVRQHNYQCLLGNHEQMLLNILSGENVPLALMQAWLHSGGQATIASYPDTTIPQEHLEWLQTLPTHIDLGNVWLTHAGLDPKMPLAEQTAEQFCWIREKFHTIEAPYFPDKLVIIGHTITFTFPGVNPGQLAQGRGWLDIDTGAYHPRSGWLTGFDITNNLIYQANVFTNCLRSLPLAEAVVQVEPEQIIARRRQQRAS, from the coding sequence ATGAGCGAAAATAGTCAACGTCAAATAGTTATTGGGGATGTGCATGGTTACTACGAAGGATTGATGACTTTGTTAGAAGCGATCGCTCCTGGTGTCGATGACCAAGTATATTTTTTAGGAGACTTGATTGATCGCGGGCCTCACAGCTCCCTGGTAATTGATTTGGTGAGACAACATAATTATCAATGTCTGTTGGGTAATCATGAACAGATGTTATTAAATATTCTCAGTGGTGAAAATGTCCCCTTGGCATTAATGCAAGCATGGTTACACAGTGGCGGACAAGCAACCATCGCCAGCTACCCTGATACCACCATTCCCCAAGAGCATTTAGAGTGGTTACAGACTTTACCCACTCATATTGATTTAGGTAATGTTTGGTTAACTCATGCTGGTTTAGACCCGAAAATGCCACTGGCAGAACAAACAGCCGAACAATTTTGCTGGATCAGAGAAAAATTCCACACTATAGAAGCACCATACTTTCCTGATAAGCTGGTCATTATTGGTCATACTATTACCTTCACTTTCCCTGGCGTGAATCCTGGTCAATTAGCACAGGGAAGGGGATGGCTCGATATAGATACTGGTGCATACCATCCTCGGAGCGGCTGGTTGACTGGATTCGATATTACCAATAACTTAATTTATCAAGCTAACGTTTTTACTAACTGCTTACGCAGCTTACCCTTAGCAGAAGCAGTAGTGCAAGTGGAGCCAGAGCAAATAATTGCTCGCCGTCGTCAGCAGCGAGCGTCATAG
- a CDS encoding DUF2470 domain-containing protein, with amino-acid sequence MSDQFSPEISSRICNHMNEDHANAVLLYAQVFGGVTQATAAQMLSIDSQGMELTAQVNGENVPLSIPFDHVLADAEDAHQTLIAMVKLARVQATS; translated from the coding sequence ATGTCTGATCAGTTTTCTCCTGAAATTAGCTCGCGCATCTGCAACCATATGAACGAGGATCATGCTAATGCTGTGCTGCTTTATGCACAGGTTTTTGGCGGAGTTACGCAGGCGACAGCAGCACAAATGCTGTCAATTGATTCTCAGGGTATGGAGTTAACAGCACAAGTCAATGGGGAAAATGTACCCCTCAGTATCCCATTTGATCATGTTTTGGCAGATGCAGAAGATGCTCACCAAACTCTTATTGCAATGGTGAAGCTGGCTAGGGTGCAAGCTACAAGTTAA
- a CDS encoding acyl-CoA thioesterase — MSEEQSSQAQLPPTSTIELPSISEFDTWFTYPVKVHPHHTDYAGIVWHGTYLTWMEEARVECLRSIGIEFADLVALGCDLPVVELSVRYHRSLQLGMSALVKTRMNEVTGVRINWDYAIVSSDGQELFVTAKVTLVALDRERGKIMRQLPANVKDALAKISTLHNN, encoded by the coding sequence ATGTCTGAAGAACAATCTAGCCAAGCACAATTACCTCCCACCAGTACCATTGAACTGCCCTCAATTAGCGAATTTGATACTTGGTTTACATATCCTGTAAAAGTACATCCCCATCATACTGACTATGCTGGTATTGTTTGGCATGGGACTTATTTGACTTGGATGGAAGAAGCACGGGTAGAATGTTTACGCTCTATCGGTATCGAGTTTGCTGATTTAGTAGCATTAGGCTGCGACTTACCAGTTGTAGAACTTTCTGTGCGCTATCATCGCTCCCTTCAGTTAGGTATGTCCGCATTGGTGAAAACCCGGATGAATGAAGTCACAGGTGTCCGTATCAATTGGGATTATGCTATTGTTTCCTCTGATGGACAGGAATTATTTGTTACTGCCAAAGTTACATTAGTGGCATTAGATAGAGAAAGAGGTAAAATTATGCGTCAATTACCTGCAAATGTAAAAGATGCTTTAGCAAAGATTTCGACTTTACACAATAACTGA